In Colletotrichum destructivum chromosome 1, complete sequence, the sequence TAGGCGACGCAGACGCCAGTTCCGACGGGCCATGCCAGGCGCCGACCGCTGAATCTGGCAGAGAGAAGGCCACTCATGGTGTATTAGGGTTGAAGagtgatggtgttgaagaaTTGAGTGCGTGAGATCTCGGCAGGATTATCGGCTGCCAAAGCTGATTGAGACGTCCAGACCAGCGGTTTTGTGTACAGGTTGATGATACGGACGTATGGCCGCGTAGAAAACAAGGTATGTTTTGTAGAAGGTGAAGTCAGGATATATGAGGTAGGTGAGAGATCGATCTAGGGACGTTAGACGAACTCGAGGTTGCCAAGTTAGGTGCGCATTGTTACCAGGTAGGATAAGGTAGCTAAAGAAAGCGGATACAGCCTCGGACCTAAGTACCTACGTAACTTGGGTACATAAGTACTTTGCGTCCCACTGACGTAAGGAGCCTGCCTCGTCACTGAGCTTGAAGCTAGCTACGACTTACATGGTAGGTAAGCATTAGGCTATGGATGCATCAACCAAAAGGACAGATGCGTACCCCGGTTCTAGTAACTACTCGGCTCCCACTATTCTTTTGAACGTTTCACATTGGAAGAGAACCAAACTCACCGAGTACACTATAATGCAATGCTATTAATGTGCCTGGTTATCACCACTCTTCCAGCAACGCAGTGGAATGTCCCTTCGACATTCCCAACCATCGAGAatgcctccctctccttACGCAACACTTACTACAGTATATGACCGTGTCCTGGTCCCTACATTCAATTGAGTTGGAGCAGAAAAAATACAAAAATAAAATGCCACCAACACCTTAGACTCCGTACccaaccaccgccaccaaTGACCTGGGTATATTGTACAGCAATGACAGGAATCAAGTGGCTCATGGTAGCCGCGCAAAAGTTTCTCTCGCCTTGTGGCTCTATGCGTAATGAAATCAACCCAATCCACCCCAGACGCCCCGAATGCGCCTGGCAAGCTGAATATCCTTTTGCATAATGGTCACTCTCTTGGCGTGGATAGCGCAGAGGTTGGTATCTTCAAACAGGTGAACCAAGAAagcctcggcggcttcttGAAGTGCCTGTATTGCTTGTGATTGCCACCGCATCGCCTCTCCCCGGGGTCTTACCGACTCGGCAATTTCGCGGACCTAGGGGAATGTCAGCAGAGGTTTTTTATCGACGAGTAATAGTGGGCATTGTGTGGCGCGTACAAGTCGAGAGAAGGGAAGCTGACGCAGCAGAAGCTGGGTGCCGCTCTGGTATTTTCGGATTTCCCTGAGAGCAACTGTGCCGGGTCTGTAGCGTCGCTTGCCTCGGTTGGGAATTGGGTCACCAGCTGTACAGTGGTCAGAGTCTTGCCTTGGTGGCCATGATCATCGGGTGTCTTACGTTGTACATCACTCTGGCGCGATTTTCGACGTGAAGCGTCCGACTGTCTCTTCCTAGGAGGCATAGCACCAGCGAGAGCTTGTCAGCCTCGTGGTGCGTATCCGCGGCCGTAAGGATCTTTGCGCAGGCTTCAATGGAACAATATCTCAGGCTCGAGATAGCGGAGATGGAACGATCCTTTCTCAAAGGATGCAGCAAGCGCCGGCGGGCTGGATGTCAAGCAAGCGACGATCAAGTCGATGGAAgaaggcctcggcgaagacCGGGGCGGCGACAGCGCAGAGGTAGCTTAGAGGATGTCGATTGGTCTTTATAATCAGGAGAGTGGTGGTAAGCCGCAAAGTCAGGTTGAAGAATCGGTTTGCAACGACAATGGCGGTTAGCAACAAAGTCAGGCACGGGTGTGACGAAGCGAACTTGGGAATTGCTAGTCTATCTCTTAGACTTACCAGCCCCTCGGGTTTTCGGGTTTGCGACCAGGGGGGCAGCTGGCAAACGCGATTTCTCGCGTAGCTTTCGCGTGCCCATTCAATCTAAATCTACCGTATCAATTATTAGGTAGCATGCATGTTTTCGCACTGTGCGACG encodes:
- a CDS encoding Putative histone H3/CENP-A, histone H2A/H2B/H3, histone-fold, with translation MPPRKRQSDASRRKSRQSDVQPGDPIPNRGKRRYRPGTVALREIRKYQSGTQLLLRQLPFSRLVREIAESVRPRGEAMRWQSQAIQALQEAAEAFLVHLFEDTNLCAIHAKRVTIMQKDIQLARRIRGVWGGLG